The following are encoded together in the Salvia hispanica cultivar TCC Black 2014 chromosome 6, UniMelb_Shisp_WGS_1.0, whole genome shotgun sequence genome:
- the LOC125195257 gene encoding uncharacterized protein LOC125195257, which yields MEEGSRQSLHLSSSRKNLVVQFLLKHSTDGVLIKGAVTEAAEEFGISRKTVYRMWKAAKEQMQRGEPAHMEVKVKGYQHSDKLDLDEEKVRNLSVLERSSIRKMANKLSVSKSTVSQWIKEGKLKPHTNAIKPALTEVNKVQFQSMHNIVHIDEKWFFMTKTTDRYYLLPDEDEPYRACKSKRFITKVMFMCAVCRPVFGPDGQTKFDGKLGIFPFTEVVPAKRKSKNRPRGTLETKPIPAVNKDVMRDCLVHKIVPAIKAKWPDWASKEIFIQQDNATPHINSVDPEFEAVANSDGFKIQLICQLANSPDTNILDLGFFRAIQTLQHEKPCSTVDELLGNVYSSYEELSPQTLNKVFLSLQACLTQILIFRGGNNYKVPHINKDRLERTEGLPNALDVDEKLVRDVLEYLQLPENNAGGAYDIGPLSTAFGF from the exons ATGGAGGAGGGGTCAAGACAGAGTCTACACTTAAGCAGCAGTAGGAAGAACTTGGTGGTGCAATTCCTCCTTAAGCATAGCACTGATGGAGTGCTCATAAAAGGGGCAGTGACGGAGGCGGCAGAGGAGTTTGGCATCAGTAGAAAGACTGTTTACAGGATGTGGAAGGCAGCAAAAGAGCAGATGCAAAGGGGGGAACCTGCACACATGGAAGTAAAAGTTAAAGGATATCAACATTCAGACAAGTTGGACCTAGATGAAGAAAAGGTTAGGAATTTATCTGTGCTTGAAAGGTCTTCCATTAGAAAAATGGCAAATAAATTGTCAGTAAGTAAGAGTACAGTTAGTCAGTGGATTAAGGAGGGTAAACTCAAGCCACATACAAATGCTATAAAACCTGCATTGACTGAAGTGAACAA AGTTCAGTTTCAAAGCATGCACAATATAGTCCACATAGATGAAAAATGGTTCTTTATGACCAAGACAACAGACAGGTACTACCTCTTGCCGGATGAAGATGAGCCATATAGGGCATGCAAGTCAAAGAGGTTTATCACCAAAGTGATGTTCATGTGTGCAGTATGTAGACCAGTATTTGGCCCGGATGGCCAGACCAAATTTGATGGAAAGTTGGGTATTTTTCCTTTCACTGAAGTGGTGCCagcaaaaagaaaatcaaagaataGGCCTAGAGGCACACTTGAGACTAAACCAATTCCAGCAGTCAATAAGGATGTGATGAGAGACTGCCTAGTCCACAAG ATTGTACCAGCTATTAAGGCCAAGTGGCCAGATTGGGCAAGCAAAGAAATTTTCATCCAGCAAGACAATGCCACACCCCACATAAATAGTGTGGATCCTGAATTTGAGGCTGTAGCAAATTCAGATGGATTTAAAATCCAACTGATTTGTCAACTAGCCAATTCGCCTGACACCAACATACTAGACCTTGGCTTTTTCCGGGCTATTCAAACACTGCAGCATGAGAAACCATGCTCTACTGTTGATGAATTGTTGGGAAATGTGTATAGCTCTTATGAAGAGCTATCACCACAGACCCTAAACAAGGTTTTCCTCTCATTGCAGGCTTGCCTTACTCAAATTCTGATATTCAGGGGTGGGAACAACTACAAAGTCCCTCACATTAACAAAGACAGGTTGGAAAGAACAGAGGGGCTGCCTAATGCATTGGATGTGGATGAGAAGCTTGTGAGAGATGTGTTGGAGTACTTACAGCTACCAGAGAACAATGCAGGTGGTGCATATGACATTGGGCCTTTGTCTACTGCTTTTGGGTTCTAA